In Mycobacterium sp. JS623, one genomic interval encodes:
- a CDS encoding flavin-containing monooxygenase has translation MTTTDAEFSDVLIIGAGISGIGAAYRIHEKNPGLSYTVLERRERIGGTWDLFRYPGIRSDSDIFTLSFPYEPWRRPENVADGHDIRAYLTETARKNGIDEHIRFNTKVLSADWDSNTDTWTVQTEQNGSLKAYRGRFAFFGTGYYNYDEPYRPEFPGIENFSGEVVHPQFWPESLDYAGKRVVVVGSGATAVSMIPSLTEKAGHVTMLQRSPTYMLSMPRIHPVVQAIRKVLPLRAANHAVRLYNTLFTVVTYVVARKAPRFSRRLLRGLAKKALPEGYPVDIHFKPRYDPWDQRMCLILDNDLYTAVGDGRAEVVTDTIDHVDSNGIVLNSGRHVDADVIVTATGLQLQALGGVAISIDGAEVKPQDRFVYKEHMLEDIPNMAWCVGYINASWTLRADLTARSVAKLLAYMDDHGYTHAYPHLGDKPMPEKPAWNINAGYVQRALHALPKSGTRRPWNVRHNYVLDAIDHRLDRIEESMVFGRAEAREAEPA, from the coding sequence ATGACCACGACGGACGCCGAATTCTCCGACGTGCTGATCATCGGCGCAGGCATCTCAGGGATTGGCGCCGCATACCGGATCCACGAGAAGAATCCCGGGCTGTCGTACACGGTGCTGGAACGGCGTGAGCGCATCGGCGGCACCTGGGACTTGTTTCGGTATCCCGGTATCCGCTCCGACAGTGACATCTTCACCCTCAGCTTTCCCTACGAGCCGTGGCGACGGCCGGAGAACGTGGCCGACGGCCACGACATCCGGGCGTATCTGACCGAGACGGCTCGCAAGAACGGCATCGACGAGCACATCCGGTTCAACACGAAGGTGCTGTCCGCCGATTGGGATTCGAACACCGACACGTGGACGGTGCAGACCGAGCAGAACGGCAGTCTCAAGGCTTATCGCGGCCGATTCGCGTTCTTCGGCACGGGCTACTACAACTACGACGAGCCCTACCGCCCGGAGTTTCCCGGCATCGAAAACTTCAGCGGCGAGGTGGTGCACCCGCAGTTCTGGCCGGAGTCGCTGGACTACGCAGGCAAGCGGGTTGTGGTGGTCGGCAGCGGCGCGACGGCCGTCAGCATGATCCCGTCGCTGACCGAGAAGGCCGGCCACGTGACCATGCTGCAGCGCTCACCGACGTACATGTTGTCGATGCCGCGCATCCATCCGGTGGTGCAAGCGATCCGAAAAGTGTTGCCGCTGCGGGCCGCCAACCACGCCGTCCGGTTGTACAACACGCTGTTCACCGTCGTTACCTACGTCGTCGCACGGAAGGCACCGAGGTTTAGTCGACGACTGCTCCGCGGGCTCGCGAAAAAGGCGCTACCAGAGGGCTATCCGGTCGACATTCACTTCAAGCCGCGATACGACCCGTGGGACCAGCGGATGTGTCTGATTCTCGACAACGACCTTTATACCGCCGTCGGCGACGGCCGCGCCGAAGTCGTCACCGACACGATCGATCACGTCGACAGCAACGGGATAGTCCTGAACTCCGGCCGACACGTCGACGCTGACGTCATCGTCACCGCGACGGGCCTGCAGTTGCAGGCGCTGGGTGGGGTGGCGATCAGCATCGACGGCGCCGAAGTCAAGCCGCAGGACCGGTTCGTCTATAAGGAGCACATGCTCGAAGACATCCCGAATATGGCGTGGTGCGTCGGCTACATCAACGCATCGTGGACGCTGCGCGCCGATCTCACCGCCCGGTCGGTCGCAAAACTGTTGGCGTACATGGACGATCACGGGTACACCCACGCCTACCCGCACCTTGGTGACAAACCGATGCCAGAGAAGCCGGCGTGGAACATCAACGCGGGATACGTGCAGCGCGCATTGCACGCGCTGCCGAAATCCGGCACGCGCCGA